Proteins co-encoded in one Pocillopora verrucosa isolate sample1 chromosome 1, ASM3666991v2, whole genome shotgun sequence genomic window:
- the LOC131774414 gene encoding phospholipase A2 A2-actitoxin-Cgg2a-like isoform X2 — protein sequence MESKVILLMLTALGGVFASPNLIAESGHKGDEGSANATKKGVISFGLMVLRVAKRNPLDFNGYGCWCGIGGEGKPVDDLDRCCQVHDKCYDDIIRSKVCPFEKGVYALPYSTKRNHPAECEPPSHYWFWKECRFRLCKCDAAAAKCFEKNPYQKKYKEYPQNKCRNDKPSKSDEETKQLFSL from the exons ATGGAATCTAAAGTCATTTTGTTGATGCTGACTGCTCTAGGAGGCGTATTCGCTTCACCAAATCTCATCGCAGAATCTGGCCACAAAGGCG ATGAGGGAAGTGCGAACGCGACTAAGAAGGGTGTTATTTCCTTCGGACTGATGGTTCTTCGCGTTGCTAAAAGAAATCCCCTTGATTTCAATGGTTATGGCTGCTGGTGTGGAATCGGTGGGGAAGGCAAACCCGTGGATGATTTGGACAG GTGTTGCCAAGTTCACGACAAATGCTATGACGACATTATACGGTCGAAGGTTTGCCCTTTCGAGAAAGGAGTTTATGCTCTCCCCTACTCAACAAAACGGAATCACCCTGCCGAATGCG AACCTCCATCTCATTACTGGTTTTGGAAAGAGTGCCGCTTTCGCTTGTGCAAGTGCGATGCAGCTGCCGCTAAATGCTTTGAGAAGAATCCCTATCAAAAGAAGTATAAAGAATACCCACAGAACAAGTGTAGGAACGACAAGCCTTCTAAAAGTGacgaagaaacaaaacaactgtTTTCGCTTTGA
- the LOC131774414 gene encoding phospholipase A2 A2-actitoxin-Cgg2a-like isoform X1, with protein MESKVILLMLTALGGVFASPNLIAESGHKGADEGSANATKKGVISFGLMVLRVAKRNPLDFNGYGCWCGIGGEGKPVDDLDRCCQVHDKCYDDIIRSKVCPFEKGVYALPYSTKRNHPAECEPPSHYWFWKECRFRLCKCDAAAAKCFEKNPYQKKYKEYPQNKCRNDKPSKSDEETKQLFSL; from the exons ATGGAATCTAAAGTCATTTTGTTGATGCTGACTGCTCTAGGAGGCGTATTCGCTTCACCAAATCTCATCGCAGAATCTGGCCACAAAGGCG CAGATGAGGGAAGTGCGAACGCGACTAAGAAGGGTGTTATTTCCTTCGGACTGATGGTTCTTCGCGTTGCTAAAAGAAATCCCCTTGATTTCAATGGTTATGGCTGCTGGTGTGGAATCGGTGGGGAAGGCAAACCCGTGGATGATTTGGACAG GTGTTGCCAAGTTCACGACAAATGCTATGACGACATTATACGGTCGAAGGTTTGCCCTTTCGAGAAAGGAGTTTATGCTCTCCCCTACTCAACAAAACGGAATCACCCTGCCGAATGCG AACCTCCATCTCATTACTGGTTTTGGAAAGAGTGCCGCTTTCGCTTGTGCAAGTGCGATGCAGCTGCCGCTAAATGCTTTGAGAAGAATCCCTATCAAAAGAAGTATAAAGAATACCCACAGAACAAGTGTAGGAACGACAAGCCTTCTAAAAGTGacgaagaaacaaaacaactgtTTTCGCTTTGA
- the LOC131774401 gene encoding phospholipase A2 A2-actitoxin-Cgg2a-like — MTYVPVELRLEKDHDRMLHLILKELNFKFMKSILKMRMRQRGPLPTLERCFGTPFTKKPWRYNGYGCYCGFGGKGDPVDDLDRCCFHHDNCYHDIQKSEICPFEAGVYVMPYTTEKDKPTKCKPASYYLINGECRSALCECDAVATECFKRSDFNEKYKKYSRDKC; from the exons ATGACTTATGTTCCAGTCGAGCTTCGCTTAGAAAAGGATCACGACAGAATGTTACATCTTATTTTGAAAGAGTTGAACTTTAAGTTTATGAAATCA ATTTTGAAGATGAGAATGCGTCAAAGAGGGCCCTTACCGACTTTGGAAAGATGCTTTGGAACACCATTCACAAAAAAACCATGGAGATATAACGGTTATGGTTGCTACTGTGGTTTTGGTGGGAAAGGAGACCCTGTGGATGATTTGGACAG GTGCTGCTTCCACCATGACAACTGTTACCATGACATTCAAAAGTCGGAAATCTGTCCATTCGAGGCAGGAGTGTATGTTATGCCCTACACAACAGAAAAGGATAAACCCACTAAATGCA AACCTGCCTCTTATTACCTCATTAACGGAGAATGCCGCTCTGCCTTGTGCGAATGCGATGCAGTTGCCACCGAATGCTTCAAGAGGAGTGACTTTAACGAGAAATACAAAAAGTACTCTCGGGACAAGTGCTAG